In Deinococcus puniceus, one genomic interval encodes:
- the scpA gene encoding methylmalonyl-CoA mutase: MTTPTDITADLSAWKAMARKDLRGADPETLNRTTAEGLVLKPMYTRADLPPQADTLPGLPPYTRGPRATMYAQRPWTIRQYAGFSTAEESNAFYRRNLAAGQKGLSVAFDLATHRGYDSDHPRVVGDVGKAGVAIDSVEDMKILFDGIPLNEMSVSMTMNGAVLPVLAAYIVAGEEQGVPRAQLSGTIQNDILKEFMVRNTYIYPPTPSMRIVADIIAFTAREMPKFNSISISGYHLQEAGANAALELAYTLADGLEYVRAALAKGLDVDEFAPRLSFFFAIGMNFYVEVAKLRAARLLWDEIMAGFAPNNPMSRALRTHCQTSGWSLSEQDPYNNVVRTTIEAMAAVFGGTQSLHTNAFDEAIGLPTDFSARIARNTQLVLQEETGIPDVVDPWGGSYLMERLTVDLADKARELMREVEELGGMAKAIESGVPKLRIEESAARKQARIDRGEDVIVGVNKYRPSEPTPVDVLNIDNAAVRLSQIARLERVRAERDTGKVQAALDALEDAARTGEGNLLALSVAAMQARATVGEVSDALERVWGRHAAEVRTLSGVYAQGYSGDEGFAALQAEIEAFAEAEGRRPRMLVVKMGQDGHDRGAKVIATGFADLGFDVDVGPLFQTPEEAARQAIENDVHVVGVSSQAAGHLTLIPHLIAALKAEGAGEIQVIAGGVIPQQDYAALRAAGVAGIFGPGTPILTSAREVLRLIRDAESGAEGASP, from the coding sequence ATGACCACCCCCACTGACATCACCGCCGACCTGAGCGCGTGGAAGGCGATGGCCCGCAAGGATTTGCGCGGCGCTGACCCGGAGACGCTGAACCGCACCACCGCCGAAGGCTTGGTTCTTAAACCGATGTATACGCGGGCCGACTTGCCGCCGCAGGCCGACACTTTGCCCGGACTGCCGCCCTACACGCGTGGCCCCCGCGCCACCATGTACGCCCAGCGCCCGTGGACGATTCGGCAATACGCGGGCTTTTCAACCGCCGAGGAATCCAACGCCTTTTACCGCCGCAACCTCGCTGCCGGGCAAAAAGGCCTGAGCGTGGCCTTCGACTTGGCGACCCACCGGGGCTACGACTCCGACCACCCGCGCGTGGTGGGCGACGTGGGCAAGGCGGGCGTGGCCATCGACAGCGTGGAAGACATGAAGATTTTGTTCGACGGCATTCCGCTGAATGAAATGTCGGTCAGCATGACCATGAACGGGGCCGTGTTGCCTGTGCTGGCCGCCTATATCGTGGCGGGCGAGGAACAAGGCGTGCCGCGTGCCCAGTTGTCGGGCACCATTCAGAACGACATTCTCAAAGAATTTATGGTGCGGAATACCTACATTTATCCGCCCACGCCCTCCATGCGAATCGTGGCCGATATCATCGCATTTACGGCCCGCGAGATGCCCAAATTCAACTCTATTTCCATCAGTGGCTACCACTTGCAGGAAGCCGGGGCAAATGCCGCGCTGGAACTGGCCTACACGCTGGCCGATGGGCTGGAATACGTGCGGGCGGCCCTAGCAAAAGGGCTGGACGTGGACGAATTTGCGCCGCGCCTGAGCTTCTTTTTTGCGATTGGCATGAATTTTTATGTGGAGGTGGCGAAGCTGCGGGCCGCCCGCCTGCTCTGGGATGAAATTATGGCCGGATTTGCGCCCAACAACCCCATGAGCCGCGCCCTGCGAACCCACTGCCAGACCAGCGGCTGGAGCCTCAGCGAGCAAGACCCGTACAACAACGTGGTTCGCACGACGATAGAGGCGATGGCGGCGGTATTTGGCGGCACCCAGAGCCTTCACACCAATGCCTTTGATGAAGCGATTGGCCTGCCCACCGACTTCAGCGCCCGCATTGCCCGCAATACGCAACTGGTCTTGCAGGAAGAAACGGGCATTCCAGACGTGGTTGACCCTTGGGGCGGGAGTTACCTGATGGAGCGTCTGACGGTGGACTTGGCCGACAAAGCGCGGGAACTGATGCGCGAGGTGGAGGAACTGGGCGGCATGGCGAAGGCCATCGAATCGGGCGTGCCTAAGCTGAGAATTGAGGAGTCGGCGGCCCGCAAACAGGCGCGCATAGACCGGGGCGAGGACGTGATCGTGGGCGTGAACAAGTACCGCCCCAGCGAACCCACCCCGGTAGACGTGCTGAACATAGACAACGCTGCCGTGCGCCTGTCTCAGATTGCGCGGCTGGAGCGCGTGCGGGCAGAGCGAGACACCGGGAAAGTTCAGGCCGCGCTGGACGCACTAGAAGACGCCGCACGAACAGGAGAGGGCAACTTGCTGGCCCTGAGTGTGGCCGCCATGCAGGCCCGCGCCACCGTAGGCGAGGTCAGTGACGCACTGGAGCGGGTCTGGGGCCGTCACGCCGCCGAGGTTCGTACCCTGTCGGGCGTGTACGCACAGGGCTACTCCGGAGATGAGGGTTTTGCCGCCCTACAAGCCGAAATCGAAGCCTTTGCCGAAGCCGAAGGCCGCCGCCCCCGCATGCTGGTGGTCAAAATGGGGCAGGACGGCCATGACCGGGGCGCGAAGGTGATCGCCACGGGCTTTGCCGACTTGGGCTTTGACGTAGACGTCGGCCCGCTGTTTCAGACGCCGGAAGAAGCCGCGCGGCAAGCGATTGAAAACGACGTGCATGTGGTGGGCGTCAGTTCTCAGGCGGCGGGCCACCTGACGCTCATTCCGCACCTGATCGCCGCACTGAAGGCCGAGGGCGCGGGCGAGATTCAGGTCATCGCGGGCGGCGTGATTCCCCAGCAGGATTACGCGGCGCTGCGGGCGGCGGGCGTGGCAGGTATCTTCGGCCCCGGCACCCCCATTCTGACCAGTGCGCGGGAAGTCTTGCGCCTGATTCGGGACGCGGAAAGTGGGGCTGAGGGTGCCTCCCCCTGA
- a CDS encoding YbhB/YbcL family Raf kinase inhibitor-like protein — protein MFNALRFAALATVSLTLASCAPSMVGTPVPVTDVNAGLNSLQRLTVAQPSPTSVSNGLTLTSPTFTNGGVYPGEHVANGFGCTGPNTSPALNWTGVPAGTQSLVLTKYDPDAPTGSGFWHWSVYNIPATATGLAAGAGNTGGTLPAGALQLNHDGGAPGFVGACPPVGDKPHRYVFTLYALSKTLDVPATASPAFLGFNLNGITLAKTSLTAFYSR, from the coding sequence ATGTTCAATGCTCTGCGTTTCGCTGCCCTCGCCACCGTTTCCCTCACTCTTGCCAGTTGCGCTCCCTCCATGGTGGGCACGCCCGTGCCCGTGACTGATGTGAATGCGGGTCTGAACAGTTTGCAGCGCCTCACGGTTGCTCAACCCAGTCCCACCTCCGTCTCTAACGGCCTCACCCTGACCAGCCCAACGTTTACCAACGGAGGCGTGTACCCCGGCGAGCATGTCGCCAACGGCTTTGGCTGCACTGGCCCCAACACCAGCCCCGCCCTGAACTGGACGGGTGTGCCTGCCGGAACCCAGAGCCTCGTGCTGACCAAATATGACCCCGACGCGCCGACGGGCAGCGGCTTTTGGCACTGGAGCGTGTACAACATTCCGGCCACCGCCACCGGACTCGCGGCGGGCGCGGGCAACACGGGCGGCACGCTGCCTGCCGGAGCCTTGCAACTGAATCACGACGGCGGCGCACCCGGCTTCGTGGGAGCCTGCCCGCCTGTAGGCGACAAGCCCCACCGTTACGTGTTCACGCTGTACGCCCTCAGCAAAACGCTGGATGTGCCCGCCACCGCCAGCCCCGCTTTCCTCGGCTTCAACCTGAACGGGATTACGCTGGCCAAGACGAGTCTCACTGCTTTTTACAGCCGCTAA
- the rpe gene encoding ribulose-phosphate 3-epimerase: MSVPAQPAAPDSGSRPVKLAPSILSCDFARLGEELSAIAGADYAHVDVMDGAFVPNISFGLPILAAARRASPLFMDVHLMIERPERYLRDFAEAGADGITVHVEATQHIHRTLQSIRELGKRAGVTLNPGTPLEAVRPVLADVDLVLVMSVNPGFGGQKFLPASLERVRTLRRWLDELGSDAEIEVDGGVTPANARALADAGATVLVAGSAVFGSDGGAAGLERLRAALV, translated from the coding sequence GTGAGTGTTCCCGCCCAACCTGCCGCTCCTGATTCCGGTTCTCGTCCTGTGAAGCTGGCCCCCAGCATCCTCTCCTGCGATTTTGCGCGGCTGGGAGAGGAACTGTCGGCCATTGCCGGGGCCGATTATGCCCATGTGGACGTGATGGACGGCGCGTTCGTGCCCAACATCAGCTTCGGCCTGCCTATTTTGGCGGCGGCACGGCGTGCCAGCCCGCTGTTTATGGATGTCCACCTGATGATCGAGCGTCCTGAACGCTATCTGCGCGACTTTGCCGAAGCGGGGGCCGACGGAATTACGGTGCATGTGGAGGCCACCCAGCACATTCACCGCACCCTGCAATCTATCCGCGAGTTGGGCAAGCGGGCGGGCGTGACCCTCAACCCCGGCACGCCGCTGGAGGCTGTGCGCCCCGTACTGGCCGACGTGGATCTGGTGTTGGTCATGAGCGTGAATCCCGGCTTCGGCGGTCAGAAGTTCCTTCCAGCCAGCCTAGAGAGGGTGCGAACCTTGCGCCGTTGGCTGGATGAACTGGGCAGCGACGCCGAAATAGAAGTGGACGGCGGCGTGACCCCGGCCAATGCCCGCGCTCTGGCCGATGCGGGCGCAACCGTGCTGGTGGCCGGAAGCGCTGTGTTTGGGTCAGACGGCGGCGCGGCGGGCCTAGAACGCCTGCGGGCGGCGCTCGTATGA